One stretch of Vicinamibacteria bacterium DNA includes these proteins:
- a CDS encoding DinB family protein, translating into MGNEGAYVALALKVWKAQIERADKLFGSLSSEEVQREIAPGRNRLLYLWGHLTAVHDAMLPLLGLGARLHPEFDAAFVSNPDKSQAATPSHEQVRQAWDAVNSDLRKGIEGMAWSDWLQRHTAVSEDDFSKDPSRNRFAVLLSRTSHLSYHLGQAVLGLAKS; encoded by the coding sequence ATGGGAAACGAAGGCGCTTATGTAGCTCTGGCACTGAAGGTGTGGAAGGCGCAAATTGAACGAGCGGACAAGCTTTTTGGAAGCCTTTCATCCGAGGAGGTCCAGCGGGAAATAGCGCCGGGCAGGAACAGACTGCTTTACTTGTGGGGGCATCTCACAGCCGTACACGACGCGATGCTGCCGTTGTTGGGACTGGGAGCGCGGCTCCATCCGGAGTTTGACGCCGCCTTCGTCTCCAATCCCGACAAGTCGCAGGCCGCCACTCCTTCGCACGAACAGGTTCGCCAGGCATGGGACGCCGTTAACAGTGATTTGCGGAAGGGCATCGAAGGAATGGCGTGGTCCGACTGGCTCCAGCGGCACACTGCCGTATCGGAAGACGATTTCTCCAAAGACCCCTCGCGCAATCGCTTTGCCGTCCTGCTGAGCCGTACGAGCCATCTGTCCTATCACCTCGGCCAGGCGGTCCTAGGATTGGCCAAGTCGTAG
- a CDS encoding MarR family winged helix-turn-helix transcriptional regulator: protein MTQVYDQRLAAAGLRSTQFSILARLKELGPTTINALARAMVMDRTTLGRNILPLQRRRLILVRRGGGDARRKELHLTTAGLARVEAGFDGWAKAQAQFEETLGKERASQLRELLRAVVRTDFRAEPGPRSRL from the coding sequence GTGACCCAGGTGTACGACCAGCGCCTGGCGGCGGCGGGCTTACGGAGTACGCAGTTCTCGATCCTCGCGCGGCTCAAGGAACTCGGACCGACAACAATCAACGCCCTGGCGCGCGCCATGGTGATGGACCGCACGACGCTGGGACGAAACATCCTGCCGCTCCAGCGGAGACGCTTGATCCTCGTGAGGAGGGGTGGGGGCGACGCCCGGCGGAAAGAGCTGCATTTGACGACGGCGGGCCTGGCGCGCGTCGAGGCCGGCTTCGATGGATGGGCCAAAGCGCAGGCTCAATTCGAAGAGACGCTGGGCAAGGAGCGGGCCTCGCAGTTGCGCGAGCTGTTGCGCGCCGTCGTCCGCACGGATTTCCGCGCCGAACCCGGCCCACGAAGCCGCCTTTGA
- a CDS encoding MBL fold metallo-hydrolase: MVRKLWLTGVVLALSIGWLLAAEQTNRVTILYDAFGKDAAMKKDWGFSALIEYDGKRVLFDTGNDSELFAQNVKAAGIDLKKVDFVVISHRHLDHTAGLSHLLSVNPSVKIYVPQEVLGGVFGTSVPGTFYRRDPTLPQHMRYFGDHPPERIVLGTAWVGARFEHIDKTQEIGPAMFLISTVSDTPGTKEMRELSLAIRTPEGVVLVVGCSHPGIERIVEAATGIDKRVRLVFGGFHLPTAKDEEVSRIATALHDGFKVERLAPGHCTGEPAFALFQKTWGSDYVYAGVGSVIALP; encoded by the coding sequence ATGGTGCGCAAGCTCTGGCTCACCGGCGTCGTCCTTGCCCTGTCCATCGGCTGGCTGCTCGCAGCCGAGCAGACCAACCGGGTGACGATCCTCTACGACGCGTTCGGCAAGGACGCCGCGATGAAGAAGGACTGGGGGTTCTCGGCACTCATTGAGTACGACGGGAAGCGAGTGCTGTTCGACACCGGTAACGACTCGGAACTCTTCGCCCAGAACGTGAAGGCGGCGGGGATTGACCTGAAGAAGGTCGACTTCGTGGTGATCTCGCATCGCCACCTCGATCACACCGCAGGACTGAGCCACCTGCTGTCCGTGAACCCAAGTGTGAAGATCTACGTCCCCCAGGAGGTCCTGGGCGGCGTCTTCGGGACGTCCGTGCCCGGCACGTTCTATCGCAGGGACCCGACGCTCCCGCAGCACATGCGCTACTTCGGCGACCACCCGCCGGAGCGGATCGTTCTTGGCACGGCGTGGGTGGGTGCCAGGTTCGAGCACATCGACAAGACCCAAGAGATCGGGCCAGCGATGTTCCTGATCTCGACGGTCTCGGACACTCCCGGAACGAAGGAGATGCGCGAGCTCTCCTTGGCTATCCGGACGCCCGAAGGCGTCGTCTTAGTGGTGGGCTGCTCACATCCCGGCATCGAGCGCATCGTCGAGGCCGCGACCGGGATCGACAAGCGGGTGCGCCTTGTGTTCGGCGGGTTCCATCTCCCGACGGCGAAGGACGAGGAGGTTTCTCGCATCGCTACGGCGCTGCACGACGGCTTCAAGGTCGAGAGGCTGGCTCCGGGGCACTGCACCGGGGAACCCGCCTTCGCCTTGTTCCAGAAGACTTGGGGAAGTGATTACGTGTATGCGGGCGTGGGCAGCGTGATTGCCCTCCCATGA
- a CDS encoding VOC family protein codes for MTTHHVWSSAVLLAVITAGWSSSPQRPHSLPPDPGHDPTLINTCLITNNVKRLVDFYEPILAMRAKWSSEDYAEFPTGVGVLAIFSEEAQEKYIPGSTEAAKNKSMVLEFRVTDVDQEYRRLQSSVKIWVKPPTTQPWGTRSVYFRDPDGNLVDFYTPP; via the coding sequence ATGACGACGCATCACGTCTGGTCTTCGGCAGTTTTGCTAGCGGTGATCACCGCTGGATGGTCATCGAGTCCTCAAAGACCCCACAGCCTGCCGCCGGACCCTGGCCACGACCCGACACTGATAAATACATGTTTGATTACCAACAACGTGAAACGCCTTGTGGATTTTTACGAACCCATCCTGGCCATGAGAGCGAAGTGGTCCAGTGAAGATTATGCGGAGTTTCCGACGGGCGTTGGAGTGCTGGCGATTTTCTCGGAGGAGGCTCAAGAGAAGTACATTCCCGGCTCGACGGAAGCAGCAAAGAACAAGAGCATGGTCCTAGAATTCAGGGTCACCGACGTCGATCAAGAATACCGAAGACTGCAGAGCTCTGTGAAAATCTGGGTCAAGCCGCCTACCACCCAGCCCTGGGGAACTCGTTCCGTTTACTTCCGTGACCCGGACGGAAATCTTGTCGATTTTTATACGCCCCCATAG
- a CDS encoding MBL fold metallo-hydrolase — translation MFLAPSIPAITSDLPPGEKERPWPPISSTLISGERDAVLIDTPITVEQARALANWVVARRKNLTTIYATHGHGDHFFGTSTVLERFPGARFVARPEVIEIMRQQASPESLDTFWNPRFPDQISSQLAIAEELTGSVIKLEGHDLVSVPLGFTDTASTTCLHVPSIGLIVAGDAAYNGDHLHLSESPDQQKRQEWIAALDKMESLKPRAVVAGHKRVGNDDSPGIIGETRQYIREFERLAMQTTTARELYDEMLKLYPDWINRGALWSSVRAMRT, via the coding sequence GTGTTCTTGGCGCCCAGCATACCTGCCATCACGAGCGATCTGCCTCCAGGTGAAAAAGAGCGGCCGTGGCCGCCGATTTCGTCAACCCTTATTTCTGGGGAGCGGGACGCTGTCCTGATCGACACCCCTATTACGGTCGAGCAGGCTCGGGCCCTGGCGAATTGGGTGGTGGCGAGGCGCAAGAATCTGACGACGATCTATGCCACCCATGGCCACGGCGATCATTTCTTCGGCACCAGTACAGTTCTGGAGAGATTTCCGGGTGCCCGTTTCGTCGCGCGGCCGGAGGTGATTGAGATCATGCGCCAGCAAGCATCGCCAGAGTCTCTCGATACGTTTTGGAATCCGCGCTTTCCCGACCAGATTTCCAGCCAGCTTGCGATCGCGGAAGAGCTGACTGGAAGCGTCATTAAGCTGGAAGGCCACGACTTGGTCAGTGTGCCACTCGGATTCACCGACACTGCTAGCACGACCTGCCTTCACGTTCCATCAATCGGTTTGATCGTTGCCGGTGATGCCGCCTACAACGGAGATCATCTGCATCTGTCAGAGTCGCCAGATCAGCAGAAGCGCCAAGAGTGGATTGCTGCCCTCGACAAAATGGAGTCGCTTAAGCCACGCGCAGTAGTCGCCGGGCACAAGCGCGTCGGGAACGATGATAGCCCTGGGATCATTGGAGAAACCCGGCAATATATCCGCGAGTTCGAGCGCCTTGCCATGCAGACGACGACCGCGCGGGAACTATATGACGAAATGCTCAAGCTGTACCCTGATTGGATCAATCGAGGTGCGCTCTGGAGTTCAGTGCGTGCTATGAGAACTTAA
- a CDS encoding dihydrofolate reductase family protein, producing MSRLRVNAFGISIDGHGAGPDQALANPMGVGGMALHEWVFGTKTFQKMAVDFAASLIGDEVGREGVDDDFAARGFKNIGAWIMGRNMFGPVRGPWSDDSWRGWWGTNPPYHVPVFVCTHHTRSPIRMEGGTTFYFVTDGIHAALERAKEAAHGKDVRLGGGVATIRQYLTAGLIDEIHLAISPVLLGRGEHLLAGIDTVGLGYKCTEHASTDHATHVVLMK from the coding sequence ATGTCGAGGCTTCGGGTAAACGCATTTGGAATCTCCATCGATGGTCATGGCGCCGGGCCCGACCAAGCTCTGGCCAATCCGATGGGCGTCGGAGGGATGGCACTGCACGAGTGGGTCTTCGGCACGAAGACGTTCCAGAAAATGGCCGTCGACTTCGCTGCATCGCTGATCGGTGACGAGGTCGGCCGAGAAGGCGTCGACGACGACTTCGCCGCGCGCGGCTTCAAGAACATCGGCGCCTGGATCATGGGCCGCAACATGTTCGGGCCCGTGCGGGGCCCCTGGTCCGACGACAGTTGGAGGGGATGGTGGGGCACAAACCCGCCCTACCACGTCCCCGTCTTCGTGTGTACCCACCATACTCGTTCGCCCATCAGGATGGAGGGCGGAACGACCTTTTACTTCGTGACCGATGGCATCCATGCCGCTCTAGAACGCGCGAAGGAGGCCGCCCACGGCAAGGATGTCCGACTCGGCGGTGGCGTTGCCACCATTCGCCAGTACCTCACCGCTGGGCTAATCGACGAGATCCACCTCGCGATCTCCCCTGTGCTTCTGGGCAGGGGCGAGCACCTCCTCGCCGGCATCGATACGGTGGGCCTCGGCTACAAGTGCACGGAGCACGCCTCCACGGACCACGCCACCCACGTCGTCCTGATGAAATAG
- a CDS encoding ankyrin repeat domain-containing protein, producing MRVIALLLSTAALASAAAASGATKLMIAISRCQVEVTRQLLEAGADVNATDERGEPIIRWLASGRSGCTDADAFEVAKLLDEHGARFERSSGKSGPSLLANLAPRRMPRTLAFLASKRGAGDPTEALRAIASRDDLESVRVLLEAGANPTEGAAMGSALMDAALAGRPGSVAEMMKHVKDTQSPKVLAAYEAARRSGNEPAAEAFTRGGVTPPPTLARSACEPRGLTAEESKLLARLGLVDAPRSCKFIQECGDVILIDCNSAADGPAYYIDQRAATLLATCGGACMRGCTGCPPRAWTCECRR from the coding sequence ATGAGGGTCATCGCGCTTCTCTTAAGCACCGCCGCGCTCGCGAGCGCCGCGGCCGCCTCGGGGGCGACGAAGCTCATGATCGCGATCTCTAGGTGCCAGGTCGAGGTCACGCGCCAGCTGCTCGAAGCCGGTGCCGACGTCAATGCCACAGACGAGCGGGGAGAGCCGATCATCCGCTGGCTCGCCTCCGGCAGGAGTGGGTGCACAGACGCGGATGCGTTCGAGGTGGCGAAGCTGCTCGACGAGCATGGGGCCAGGTTCGAACGCTCCTCTGGGAAGTCCGGCCCCAGCCTGTTGGCTAACCTCGCGCCGCGACGCATGCCCAGGACGCTCGCCTTCCTCGCGTCGAAGCGCGGTGCAGGCGATCCGACCGAGGCGCTGCGGGCCATCGCGAGCCGCGACGACCTCGAATCGGTCCGGGTCCTTCTCGAGGCGGGGGCCAACCCGACCGAGGGTGCCGCGATGGGCAGCGCTCTAATGGACGCAGCGCTGGCCGGGCGGCCGGGGTCGGTCGCCGAAATGATGAAGCACGTCAAGGACACGCAGTCGCCCAAGGTGCTCGCGGCCTACGAGGCGGCGCGGAGGAGTGGCAACGAGCCGGCCGCCGAGGCATTCACCCGCGGCGGAGTGACGCCGCCGCCGACGCTCGCGAGATCGGCCTGCGAGCCACGGGGACTCACCGCCGAGGAGTCGAAGCTGCTCGCGCGGCTCGGCCTCGTTGACGCACCCAGGAGCTGCAAGTTCATCCAGGAGTGCGGCGACGTCATCCTCATCGATTGCAACTCGGCGGCCGACGGGCCCGCGTACTACATCGATCAGCGAGCCGCCACGTTGCTGGCCACATGCGGCGGCGCTTGCATGCGCGGTTGCACGGGGTGCCCCCCTAGGGCGTGGACGTGCGAGTGCCGGCGATGA
- a CDS encoding DUF2255 family protein, which translates to MGIGRTFGAAIRAAISDGQVLGIRAGTRTHRFIRIWAVVVQGRVFVRSWSLKPRSWYRTFLEEPRGLIQVSGREIPVRAVRTRSERLKDLIDSAYLEKYHTPGAVKFARDLGRAKSRATTTELVPR; encoded by the coding sequence ATGGGGATCGGGCGCACGTTCGGAGCCGCCATCCGGGCGGCCATCAGCGACGGGCAGGTCCTGGGCATCCGGGCGGGCACAAGGACCCACCGCTTCATCCGCATCTGGGCCGTCGTGGTGCAAGGCCGCGTGTTCGTCCGGTCGTGGAGCCTGAAGCCACGGAGCTGGTACCGCACGTTTCTCGAGGAGCCGCGCGGCCTCATTCAGGTCTCTGGTCGGGAGATCCCGGTCCGCGCCGTGCGGACGAGGAGCGAACGACTGAAGGATTTGATCGATTCGGCCTACCTGGAGAAATACCACACCCCGGGCGCGGTCAAGTTCGCACGGGACCTGGGCCGGGCGAAGTCCAGGGCGACGACCACGGAGCTGGTGCCGAGGTAG
- a CDS encoding VOC family protein: MSKNPTYHAAAIPYLMIRGAAEALDFYKKAFGAGETMRFPMPDGKIGHAEIQIEGAPVFLADESPESGMRSPQQLGGTTVTVSVYVKDVDAFAKRAEAAGATVIRPVADQFYGERNVGFQDPFGHIWYFSTVKETLTVEEVMKRMPK; the protein is encoded by the coding sequence ATGAGCAAGAACCCCACTTACCACGCGGCCGCCATCCCCTACCTCATGATCCGGGGGGCGGCGGAAGCTCTCGACTTCTACAAGAAGGCCTTCGGGGCGGGGGAGACAATGCGGTTCCCGATGCCCGACGGGAAGATCGGGCACGCGGAGATCCAGATCGAGGGCGCCCCGGTCTTCCTGGCCGACGAGAGTCCGGAGTCGGGGATGCGGAGTCCGCAGCAGCTAGGCGGGACAACGGTGACAGTCTCCGTGTACGTCAAGGACGTGGATGCATTCGCCAAGCGGGCCGAGGCTGCGGGGGCGACGGTGATACGGCCCGTGGCCGATCAATTCTACGGCGAGCGCAATGTAGGCTTTCAGGACCCGTTCGGCCACATCTGGTACTTCAGCACGGTCAAGGAGACCCTCACGGTCGAGGAGGTCATGAAGAGGATGCCGAAGTAG